A single window of Sebastes umbrosus isolate fSebUmb1 chromosome 16, fSebUmb1.pri, whole genome shotgun sequence DNA harbors:
- the LOC119504128 gene encoding glutathione-specific gamma-glutamylcyclotransferase 1-like, translated as MIPQDIIKEKSNLWIFGYGSLVWKPDFEYKRSKVGFIKGYKRRFWHGDNIYRGDKEKPARVATLVEDQESCTWGVAYEVTDSQVEESLQYLNLREVVSGGYITEMVEFIPREKGQGALLALVYIATSDNPIYLGPASDKEIAAQIAICRGNSGPNIEYLVRLAEFMRLYCPEVEDEHLFSIEAALLNIFNDCGGVKPLDQQSFCSVLHKRLHSTT; from the exons ATGATACCTCAGGACATCATCAAAGAAAAGAGCAACCTGTGGATATTTGGGTATGGCTCCTTGGTGTGGAAGCCTGATTTTGAGTACAAGAGGAGCAAAGTTGGCTTCATTAAAGGTTATAAAAGGCGTTTCTGGCATGGAGATAATATTTATCGAGGGGACAAGGAAAAG CCAGCCAGAGTGGCCACACTAGTGGAGGATCAGGAG TCTTGCACATGGGGTGTGGCCTACGAGGTGACAGACTCCCAGGTTGAAGAATCCCTTCAGTACCTGAACCTGAGAGAGGTTGTGTCGGGCGGTTACATAACAGAGATGGTTGAGTTCATCCCCCGGGAGAAGGGCCAGGGCGCTCTGTTGGCCCTCGTCTACATTGCTACCTCTGACAACCCCATCTACCTCGGCCCGGCCTCGGACAAGGAGATCGCTGCCCAGATCGCCATCTGCAGAGGGAACTCGGGCCCCAATATTGAATACCTGGTCCGCCTGGCGGAGTTCATGAGGCTCTACTGTCCAGAAGTGGAAGATGAGCACCTCTTCTCTATTGAGGCGGCTCTTTTGAACATTTTCAATGACTGCGGAGGGGTCAAACCCCTAGACCAACAGTCCTTCTGCTCGGTGCTACATAAAAGACTACACTCcacaacataa
- the LOC119474988 gene encoding delta-like protein 4, with protein MASWFTFVIAITLFTQVLGSGVFEIDLHHFQNTKGLLANGLSCSMSGCRTYFRVCLKNFQTVVSPGNCIFGKLTTPVLGTDSFSIQQQDSRLRLPLNFTWPGAFSLVIEARYCPAADLPGDTTNPEFLIGSFAIHSELAIGREWSQAPQTELRYSYRFICNEHYYGDTCSKLCTPRDDHFGHYTCKPDGQIACLPGWKGEYCQEPICLEGCSERNGNCTLPGECKCREGWQGLFCDVCKLHPSCKHGTCTEPWQCTCKEGWGGIFCDQDLNYCTHHKPCANGATCLNTGQGSYTCTCMPGFSGVNCDLEVRECDSQPCRNGGHCLDSENGYRCVCPQGFEGTHCEHRMLTCADTPCFHGGKCRERDNGNTYICECPAGYTGLNCEKKVDKCTSLQCTNGGHCVTHGNLRRCSCRSGFTGLRCEININECARNPCANGSTCIDRINDYTCTCPPGYTGRHCDKPTDRCASRPCLNGGTCAAGAKGQPTCTCPAHYSGPQCQSSDMPSPNTPSPNVGLESGDKLSLAAICLGVGLVAVLVLLCMVAVVIRHVRKQRRKERDSETMNNLSKVDFQKENLISALEFKNTNKMVDLEVDCPREKSNHKHINHYHLDYKTSTGYKDELSLLDKDENCEKTIEEKKHLSRMYSERPECRISTICSSRDSMYQSVFVLAEEKNECIIATEV; from the exons ATGGCCAGTTGGTTCACCTTTGTCATCGCAATAACATTATTTACTCAg GTTCTGGGATCAGGTGTGTTCGAGATAGATCTCCATCACTTTCAGAATACTAAAGGTTTGCTGGCAAACGGACTTAGTTGCAGCATGAGTGGCTGCAGGACTTATTTCAGGGTTTGTTTGAAGAACTTCCAGACGGTGGTGTCTCCAGGAAACTGTATATTTGGCAAACTCACCACACCTGTTCTGGGCACCGACTCcttcagcatccagcagcaggacagcagGCTGCGTCTGCCTCTCAACTTCACCTGGCCG GGTGCTTTCTCACTAGTTATTGAAGCTCGGTATTGTCCTGCAGCGGATCTACCTGGAg ATACCACCAACCCTGAATTCTTGATTGGCTCTTTTGCCATCCATAGTGAATTGGCAATAGGTCGTGAGTGGTCTCAGGCTCCTCAAACGGAGCTCAGGTACTCATACCGGTTCATCTGCAATGAACATTACTACGGGGACACTTGTTCCAAGCTATGCACACCGAGAGACGACCACTTTGGCCACTACACCTGCAAGCCTGACGGGCAAATAGCCTGTCTGCCGGGATGGAAGGGAGAATACTGCCAAGAAC CAATCTGTCTGGAAGGATGCAGCGAAAGGAATGGAAACTGCACATTACCTGGAGAGTGCAA ATGCCGAGAGGGCTGGCAGGGACTCTTTTGTGATGTGTGTAAACTCCATCCATCCTGTAAACATGGTACCTGTACAGAGCCGTGGCAGTGCACCTGCAAGGAGGGCTGGGGAGGCATCTTTTGTGACCAAG atcTGAACTACTGCACCCATCACAAACCCTGTGCCAACGGGGCCACGTGTTTGAACACGGGTCAGGGCAGCTACACCTGCACCTGCATGCCGGGCTTCAGCGGGGTTAACTGTGACCTGGAGGTCAGGGAGTGTGACAGCCAGCCCTGTCGCAACGGAGGCCACTGCCTG GACTCTGAGAACGGTTATAGGTGCGTGTGCCCGCAGGGGTTTGAAGGGACGCACTGTGAACACAGGATGCTGACCTGCGCAGATACACCCTGCTTTCATGGTGGCAAGTGCAGAGAGAGGGATAATGGAAACACGTACATATGCGAGTGTCCAGCAGGCTACACTGGACTCAACTGCGAGAAGAAAGTGGATAAATGCACCTCACTGCAATGCACCAACG GTGGACATTGTGTGACCCACGGTAACCTCCGACGGTGTAGCTGTCGCTCAGGCTTCACGGGTCTGCGCTGTGAGATCAACATCAACGAGTGTGCCAGGAACCCCTGCGCGAACGGCTCCACCTGCATAGACCGCATCAACGACTACACCTGCACATGCCCCCCGGGGTACACAGGCCGCCACTGCGACAAGCCAACAGACCGCTGTGCCTCTCGGCCCTGCCTGAACGGTGGGACCTGCGCCGCCGGAGCCAAAGGCCAGCCCACCTGCACCTGCCCCGCACATTACAGCGGCCCCCAGTGCCAGTCCAGCGACATGCCTTCACCCAACACCCCCAGCCCCAACGTAGGCTTGGAGTCCGGTGACAAGCTGAGCTTGGCAGCCATCTGCTTGGGAGTGGGCCTGGTGGCCGTTCTGGTGCTTCTCTGCATGGTAGCGGTGGTGATACGTCACGTCAGGAAGCAGAGGAGAAAGGAGCGGGACTCGGAGACCATGAACAACCTCTCTAAGGTTGACTTTCAGAAGGAGAACCTCATCTCTGCTCTAGAGTTCAAGAACACCAATAAAATGGTGGATTTGGAGGTGGACTGTCCCAGGGAAAAGTCTAATCACAAGCACATCAACCACTACCACCTGGACTATAAAACCTCCACGGGGTACAAGGATGAACTGTCCCTTTTGGACAAAGATGAAAACTGTGAAAAGacaatagaagaaaaaaagcatttgagTAGAATGTACAG TGAAAGGCCAGAGTGTAGAATATCAACAATATGTTCTTCCAGAGATTCAATGTACCAGTCTGTCTTTGTATTAGCAGAGGAGAAAAACGAATGCATCATTGCAACTGAg gtATAA